From the genome of Neodiprion pinetum isolate iyNeoPine1 chromosome 3, iyNeoPine1.2, whole genome shotgun sequence, one region includes:
- the ND-B16.6 gene encoding NADH dehydrogenase [ubiquinone] 1 alpha subcomplex subunit 13 translates to MATAAKTTPQDLPPKGGYGPIVTERTKLRSLFSGRSMILGYFAVTSVSFYIYFKGYKVIKKHEVEMRSARMVMFPLLLAERDREYLKQLRRNRDSETELMKNVKNWETGTYYGEPIYKTAKSSKLIDPDCLEYYAFASDKDYQDRAEISLWT, encoded by the exons ATGGCGACCGCAGCCAAAACGACCCCGCAAGATTTGCCGCCGAAGGGCGGATACGGTCCAATTGTGACCGAAAGGACTAAATTGCGGTCCCTTTTCAGCG GTCGGTCGATGATACTTGGATATTTCGCTGTCACGTCAGTCTCATTCTACATTTACTTTAAGGGCTATAAAGTCATAAAAAAACATGAAGTTGAAATGAGAAGCGCCAGAATGGTCATGTTCCCTCTACTGCTTGCTGAACGGGATCGAGA ATATTTGAAGCAGCTGAGACGGAATCGTGACTCTGAAACGGAACTTATGAAGAACGTTAAGAATTGGGAGACTGGAACGTACTATGGAGAGCCTATTTACAAGACGGCCAAGAGCAGTAAACTGATAGATCCTGACTGTCTTGAGTATTACGCTTTTGCTTCAGATAAAGATTATCAGGACCGTGCTGAAATCTCATTGTGGACTTAA
- the LOC124214548 gene encoding uncharacterized protein, whose amino-acid sequence MLPNRICFFLHFQIKSRVELRRASLWRQCFVSHVSVSSVRIRGVFLSNLCRSRRTLTACVMEGSRTMEECDETCSSKQDGVAEMRPESRCEDQHRWQTVTNDSYQAPLPNLSRTLGRRRELVKNFISIRVFGEAIDAMIAEPPPEPVSPSEYVESFCDSKFTPFMDRIEYDNRKHTKYPLYGGATVQSYYKSQLDNGTLKARSEIANLNEPFRRSSAFTTPPDLAIREPVGGF is encoded by the exons atgctGCCCAATCGAATATGCTTCTTCCTACACTTCCAAATAAAAAGTCGCGTGGAATTGCGTCGAGCGTCGCTATGGAGACAATGCTTTGTTAGTCATGTTAGTGTTTCTTCGGTACGGATTCGCGGTgtttttctctcaaatttATGCAGATCTCGTCGGACTTTGACGGCATGTGTGATGGAGGGATCGAGGACAATGGAAGAATGCGATGAAACTTGTTCCTCAAAGCAGGATGGCGTTGCTGAGATGCGACCGGAAAGTCGCTGCGAGGATCAGCACCGCTGGCAGACTGTGACGAATGATTCGTATCAGGCCCCGTTGCCCAACCTTTCGCGAACATTGG GCCGAAGACGCGaactggtgaaaaattttatcagtaTTCGAGTTTTTGGAGAAGCGATCGATGCTATGATTGCCGAGCCGCCGCCTGAGCCTGTCAGTCCCTCTGAATACGTGGAGAGTTTCTGCGACTCAAAATTCACTCCCTTTATGGATAGAATCGAGTACGACAACAGG AAACACACCAAGTATCCCCTCTACGGCGGTGCAACAGTCCAGTCCTATTACAAATCGCAACTTGATAACGGAACGCTTAAAGCTCGATCGGAAATTGCAAACCTCAACGAGCCTTTTCGAAGATCGTCCGCTTTCACGACACCTCCAGATTTGGCAATCAGAGAGCCGGTAGGAGGATTCTAG